A genome region from Sphingobacteriaceae bacterium GW460-11-11-14-LB5 includes the following:
- a CDS encoding dethiobiotin synthase translates to MAKYFITGIGTGIGKTLISAILTEKLKADYWKPIQSGDLETSDSITIDRLISNTKTVIHPESYRLTQPLSPHLSAKLDGIEIDINEINLPLTDNHLIIEGAGGLMVPLNEKELIIDLIKKLDVEVILVSQNYLGSINHTLLSINLLKQYEIPIKGIIFNGDENVETERYILQYTKIKKLGSIPGLKNIDKEKVEAAGQNLFI, encoded by the coding sequence ATGGCTAAATATTTTATCACAGGCATTGGAACGGGTATCGGAAAGACATTGATCAGTGCCATTTTAACAGAAAAACTAAAGGCCGATTATTGGAAACCCATCCAATCGGGCGATTTAGAAACCAGCGATAGCATAACAATAGATCGTTTAATCAGCAATACAAAAACGGTTATCCACCCGGAAAGCTACCGATTAACACAACCCTTATCACCGCATTTATCGGCAAAATTAGATGGCATTGAGATCGACATTAACGAAATCAACCTTCCGCTAACGGATAACCACTTAATTATTGAAGGTGCTGGCGGTTTAATGGTACCCTTAAACGAAAAAGAACTAATTATCGACCTGATTAAAAAACTGGATGTCGAAGTGATACTGGTTTCACAAAATTATTTAGGCAGTATTAACCACACCCTTTTATCAATCAACCTGCTTAAACAGTACGAAATCCCGATTAAAGGCATCATTTTTAATGGCGATGAGAATGTAGAAACCGAAAGATATATCCTTCAATATACTAAAATAAAAAAGCTAGGCAGTATACCTGGCTTAAAAAATATCGATAAAGAAAAAGTGGAGGCAGCTGGCCAAAACCTTTTTATTTAA
- a CDS encoding transglycosylase, with protein MFKEIKNKYLRYSTIVLFFIIIFFSALQLNFLWLFGYSPSVRDIIAPTLRVGSELYTADGKLIGRYFKENRTPVNYNEIAPSVVQALVATEDVRFYKHWGIDLQAVARAVVGLGKDGGASTITQQLAKNLYRTRYNKSQGLLIKIPLVRTLIVKLKEWMTAVKLESNYSKNDIITMYLNTVSFGNNTYGIKTASRIYFDKEAKDLATTDAAMLVGMLKGTTLYNPTKNPAKALERRNVVLAQMNKYKYLSKDSLTELSKEPIKLKEGKMQDGSDGDSYLRAAVAKYLEKWCTDNGYDLYEDGLKIYTTIDSKLQKYAEEAVADQMRILQRRFYNVWGNEDPWYDSEKQKVDYPDRAMKNLPIYTILQKKFPNNPDSVTAYFNKKKRMQIFTYKGDRDTLFSTLDSIRYYGKIMNTGMMTMEPASGKIKVWVGGIDHKFFKYDHVNQSKRQAGSTFKPFAYLTALEQGMSPCDKFTDKPVKIAYQDKGETKYWEPKNADYSVSYREMSLRWAMAKSVNTITAQVTEKVGWDNVVKYAHECGIDSHLESVPSVSLGSNDVTVYEMVKAYATFMNKGIKTDPILVEKITDQDNNLIDEFKPKTKRVLTEEIAWLMTYMFRGGMEEPEGTSQALWEWPDLFRKNNQIGGKTGTSSDYVDAWYMGLTKDLVTGVWVGCDERTAHFKNGEQGEGSRTALPIFAKFMEKVYLDPSSGYTYGPFPKATVDITRTYNCPSPRIIRDTTSTDSLAVDSTDFTVPETPETVTPVTVEPEVKKEEKKAEPVQTPPAATVPLTRKEERELRRKQRQEEKEKKKNENNQP; from the coding sequence ATGTTTAAAGAGATAAAAAACAAGTACTTACGTTATTCTACAATAGTTTTATTTTTTATAATAATTTTCTTTTCTGCCCTTCAATTAAACTTTTTGTGGCTATTTGGCTACTCACCAAGTGTTCGAGATATTATAGCACCTACCCTCCGTGTAGGTTCAGAACTTTACACTGCCGATGGAAAACTGATTGGCAGGTACTTTAAAGAAAACAGAACGCCGGTAAATTATAATGAAATTGCACCTAGCGTAGTGCAGGCTTTGGTCGCTACTGAAGATGTGCGTTTTTATAAACACTGGGGTATTGATTTGCAGGCGGTTGCCCGCGCTGTTGTGGGTTTAGGAAAAGATGGCGGAGCCAGTACCATTACCCAGCAACTGGCAAAAAACCTGTACCGTACACGTTATAATAAATCGCAGGGATTATTGATTAAAATACCTTTGGTTAGGACCTTAATTGTAAAACTAAAGGAATGGATGACTGCTGTAAAACTAGAGTCTAATTATTCTAAGAACGATATCATCACCATGTACCTCAATACCGTTTCTTTCGGTAACAACACGTACGGCATAAAAACGGCGAGCCGGATTTACTTTGATAAGGAAGCGAAAGATTTAGCGACCACAGATGCAGCTATGCTGGTGGGTATGTTAAAAGGCACAACATTATATAATCCAACCAAGAACCCGGCAAAAGCTTTAGAAAGAAGAAATGTGGTGCTTGCGCAGATGAATAAGTACAAGTACCTGAGTAAAGATAGTTTAACTGAGTTATCGAAAGAGCCGATTAAACTAAAAGAAGGTAAAATGCAGGATGGCAGCGATGGCGACTCCTATTTAAGAGCTGCTGTAGCGAAATATTTAGAGAAATGGTGTACGGATAATGGTTACGACCTTTATGAAGATGGTTTAAAAATTTATACCACGATCGATTCAAAACTTCAAAAATATGCTGAAGAAGCAGTTGCTGATCAGATGAGGATTTTGCAACGCCGGTTTTATAATGTGTGGGGCAATGAAGATCCCTGGTACGACTCGGAAAAACAAAAGGTTGATTATCCCGACAGAGCGATGAAAAACTTGCCGATTTATACAATTTTACAAAAGAAATTCCCTAATAATCCCGATTCTGTTACTGCCTATTTTAATAAAAAGAAGAGGATGCAGATCTTTACTTATAAAGGCGACCGCGATACTTTATTCTCTACTTTAGATTCGATCCGTTATTATGGAAAAATCATGAATACCGGAATGATGACCATGGAACCTGCAAGTGGTAAAATTAAAGTTTGGGTTGGTGGCATAGACCATAAGTTTTTCAAATACGATCACGTTAATCAATCTAAACGTCAGGCGGGCTCTACTTTTAAACCATTTGCTTATTTGACGGCTTTAGAACAAGGCATGAGCCCTTGTGATAAATTTACAGATAAGCCAGTTAAAATTGCTTATCAGGATAAAGGCGAAACGAAATATTGGGAGCCGAAAAATGCCGATTACAGCGTTTCTTACCGTGAAATGAGTTTAAGGTGGGCCATGGCGAAATCAGTAAATACCATTACGGCTCAGGTAACCGAAAAAGTGGGCTGGGATAATGTGGTAAAATATGCACACGAATGTGGTATCGATAGCCATTTAGAATCAGTTCCATCGGTAAGTTTAGGCTCAAACGATGTTACGGTTTACGAAATGGTAAAAGCCTATGCGACCTTTATGAATAAAGGAATTAAAACAGATCCCATTCTAGTAGAGAAAATTACCGATCAGGATAATAATCTAATTGATGAGTTTAAACCTAAAACAAAAAGGGTTTTAACAGAAGAAATTGCCTGGTTAATGACCTATATGTTCCGTGGTGGTATGGAAGAACCGGAAGGTACCTCGCAGGCATTATGGGAATGGCCAGATTTGTTTAGAAAAAACAATCAAATTGGTGGCAAAACGGGTACTTCTTCTGATTATGTAGATGCCTGGTACATGGGTTTAACCAAAGATCTGGTAACCGGCGTTTGGGTGGGTTGTGATGAAAGAACAGCGCACTTTAAAAACGGCGAACAGGGCGAAGGCTCAAGAACGGCGCTACCCATTTTCGCTAAGTTTATGGAGAAAGTATACCTCGATCCAAGTTCAGGTTATACTTATGGTCCGTTTCCAAAAGCAACGGTTGATATAACCAGAACCTACAACTGCCCTAGCCCGCGGATTATTAGAGATACCACCTCAACTGACAGTTTAGCGGTAGATTCTACAGATTTTACGGTTCCTGAAACACCAGAAACCGTAACCCCGGTAACCGTTGAACCTGAGGTTAAAAAAGAAGAAAAGAAAGCTGAACCTGTTCAAACTCCTCCGGCAGCTACAGTTCCTTTAACCAGAAAGGAAGAAAGAGAGCTGAGAAGAAAACAACGTCAGGAAGAAAAAGAAAAGAAAAAGAACGAGAATAATCAGCCTTAG
- a CDS encoding sialate O-acetylesterase, translated as MKALLNKLLITAVVFTLGLTTAMAQTVKWDSTYRPGKYVELVAKFKADPKSKNDFVFLGNSITAGTDWAKLLDLPQAKNRGISGDITFGVLERLQDVIEGKPAKIFILIGINDISRNIPDSVILGNYKKMIARIRKGSKKTKIYFNTLLPVNAAFEKFKNHYGKDEHILWLNDEIRKFTAKNVTVIDLYPNFTDQDKHLRAELTKDGLHLIPAGYQVWADFLKQSGYLTEK; from the coding sequence ATGAAAGCACTTTTAAATAAGCTATTAATAACCGCTGTTGTATTTACCCTGGGGTTAACAACGGCGATGGCTCAGACGGTAAAATGGGATAGCACCTATCGTCCGGGGAAATATGTTGAGCTCGTGGCTAAGTTTAAAGCCGATCCGAAGTCAAAAAATGATTTCGTTTTTTTAGGCAACAGCATTACTGCCGGAACCGACTGGGCTAAACTTTTAGATCTTCCGCAGGCAAAAAACAGGGGGATTTCTGGTGATATTACTTTTGGCGTTTTAGAACGTTTGCAAGATGTAATTGAGGGTAAACCAGCAAAGATTTTTATCCTGATTGGAATAAATGATATCTCCAGGAATATTCCGGATAGTGTGATTTTAGGCAATTATAAAAAAATGATTGCCCGGATCAGAAAGGGATCGAAGAAAACAAAGATTTATTTCAATACACTTTTGCCTGTGAATGCTGCTTTCGAAAAATTTAAAAACCATTATGGTAAAGACGAACACATTCTTTGGTTAAATGATGAAATCAGAAAGTTTACTGCTAAAAATGTAACGGTAATCGACCTGTATCCTAATTTTACTGACCAGGATAAACATTTAAGGGCTGAGCTTACCAAAGATGGTTTACACCTTATCCCTGCCGGGTATCAGGTTTGGGCTGACTTTCTTAAGCAGTCTGGTTACTTAACTGAGAAATAA
- a CDS encoding nuclease: protein MKKFVYIVTDRNRTSMHVGMSSDLMKTLDFYKQMPNLFFDNGQQLTRLVYFEEFKTEAQALVRFKSISRFTRMQKERLVRSCNPDWIDLTIGLDFENILLHRNISNQVKLSFTSLS from the coding sequence ATGAAAAAGTTTGTTTATATCGTTACCGACAGAAATCGTACAAGTATGCACGTGGGCATGAGCTCAGATTTAATGAAGACACTGGATTTCTACAAACAGATGCCAAACTTGTTTTTTGATAATGGGCAACAATTAACCCGCCTGGTTTATTTTGAAGAGTTTAAAACAGAAGCACAGGCTTTGGTACGTTTTAAATCCATTAGCCGGTTTACACGTATGCAAAAAGAGCGTTTGGTAAGATCTTGTAATCCGGATTGGATTGATTTAACTATTGGCCTCGATTTCGAAAATATTCTTTTACATCGGAATATCAGTAACCAGGTAAAACTATCATTTACAAGTTTGTCTTAA
- a CDS encoding subclass B3 metallo-beta-lactamase codes for MKKICLMVLLSCSLFGFAQTVTEPANNPKEWSQASAPFRIAGNLYYVGTYDLASYLIVTEKGNILINTGLANSLSIIKENIKTLGFDYKSIKILLLTQAHFDHLGAMAEIKKETGAKLYVDEKDAEALETGGKSDYELGKYGISFKPVKPDFLLKNNDKIKLGSTTLTMLHHPGHTKGSCSFIFNTKDQNSSYKILIANMPSIIVDRKFSEIASYKDIQKDYTETFKAMKKLDFDLWVASHANQFNLHDKHKSGDPYNPKVFMDKSNFFKNLQDLENFFLEKIKN; via the coding sequence ATGAAAAAAATATGTTTAATGGTTTTATTGTCTTGCAGCTTGTTTGGTTTTGCCCAAACAGTAACAGAGCCAGCGAATAATCCAAAAGAGTGGTCTCAGGCTTCAGCGCCATTTAGAATTGCAGGCAATCTATATTATGTTGGCACTTATGATTTAGCTTCCTATTTAATTGTAACAGAAAAAGGAAATATATTAATAAATACAGGTTTAGCTAATTCGCTTTCAATAATAAAAGAAAATATAAAAACTTTGGGATTTGATTATAAATCAATCAAAATTTTGCTTTTAACCCAGGCCCATTTTGATCATTTAGGCGCAATGGCTGAGATTAAAAAAGAAACCGGTGCAAAACTATATGTAGATGAGAAAGATGCGGAAGCGCTTGAAACCGGTGGAAAATCAGATTATGAGCTTGGGAAATATGGCATAAGTTTCAAACCCGTAAAACCTGATTTCCTATTGAAGAATAACGATAAAATTAAATTAGGCAGCACTACTTTAACAATGCTTCATCATCCTGGGCATACTAAAGGATCGTGTAGTTTTATATTTAATACGAAAGATCAAAATTCCAGCTACAAAATTTTGATCGCCAATATGCCGTCCATAATTGTTGATAGAAAATTCTCAGAAATAGCTTCGTATAAAGATATCCAAAAAGATTATACTGAAACTTTTAAAGCAATGAAAAAGCTCGACTTTGATCTTTGGGTTGCATCTCACGCAAATCAATTTAATCTCCATGATAAACATAAATCGGGAGACCCTTATAATCCAAAAGTTTTTATGGATAAAAGTAATTTTTTCAAAAATCTTCAGGATCTGGAAAATTTTTTCCTCGAAAAAATAAAAAACTAG
- a CDS encoding transcriptional regulator, which yields MSNISNNLKYLRKKKGHTQQNFADIMEIKRSLIGAYEEDRAEPKYDLLKKIAEYFDLTIDEFINEKISDSWKPKPKSQGSNLRVLSISVDQNDRENIELVPVKASAGYLNGFSDPQYISDLPKFQLPLAALRQGTFRAFEIMGDSMLPVQPGSVIIGEYLDNWNEVKTGETYIVISKNEGVVYKRAGNRFRENKDLKLISDNKVYDAYTIAADDILEIWKAKAYISTSLPEPAPDPTMETLTQMMAQMQKSISQLNKN from the coding sequence ATGTCAAATATTTCAAATAATTTAAAGTACCTCAGGAAGAAAAAAGGCCATACACAGCAAAATTTCGCTGATATTATGGAAATCAAGAGATCGCTCATTGGGGCTTACGAGGAAGACCGGGCGGAACCTAAATACGATTTACTAAAAAAAATAGCCGAATACTTTGATCTGACCATCGATGAATTCATCAATGAGAAAATATCTGACAGCTGGAAACCGAAGCCAAAAAGCCAGGGATCTAACTTAAGGGTACTCAGTATTTCTGTTGATCAGAACGACCGCGAAAACATCGAACTGGTTCCGGTTAAAGCGAGTGCTGGTTATTTGAATGGTTTTTCAGACCCTCAATATATTAGCGACCTGCCAAAATTCCAGCTTCCTTTAGCTGCATTAAGACAAGGTACCTTCAGGGCTTTTGAAATTATGGGCGATAGCATGTTACCCGTTCAGCCAGGCAGTGTGATTATTGGCGAATACCTGGATAACTGGAATGAAGTAAAAACCGGCGAAACCTACATCGTGATTAGTAAAAATGAAGGCGTAGTATATAAAAGAGCTGGTAACCGTTTCAGAGAAAATAAAGATTTGAAGCTGATATCAGATAATAAAGTATACGATGCCTATACCATTGCTGCTGATGACATCCTGGAAATCTGGAAGGCCAAAGCCTATATATCTACTTCATTACCTGAACCTGCACCAGACCCAACAATGGAAACCTTGACACAAATGATGGCTCAAATGCAAAAATCAATTTCTCAACTAAATAAAAATTAA
- a CDS encoding tolB protein precursor produces MKIGSTLLKRYSAVLLLLILSFSVKAQYFGQNKVRYKKLDFKVLQTPHFEIYYYIKNEKLLKRFSQDAETWYKMHQEVFRDTFLKKNPIILYNNHPDFQQTTALNGEIGIGTGGVTEALKNRVIMPVMELNSQTRHVLGHELVHAFQYHLLLEKDSISLENVGQTPLWMVEGMAEYLSIGKKDAFTSMWMRDAMLNRDIPSLKDLTNSNKYFPYRYGQAFWTYIGSQYGDTTIVPLFKNTAKYGYENAIRYTFGYDDKTLSGLWKNSIDAHYKPMLKADSSQIKITGTKIIDNKNAGNMNVAPALSPDGKYLAFMSEKDLFGIDLFLADAKTGRIIRKLSSQISNGHIDDFNFIESAGAWSPDSKQFAFSIFSQGKNQMMIINVSNGTTVSQTAMDQVQQFGNLTWSPNGKDVAFSGMVEGQSDIFSYNLDTKTVTQITNDVYSDYAPSYSPDGKKLVFSSDRAAIQANVINAVLPINLAVYDIASKTVSNLDVFPGANNLNAQFSSNSQNIYFLSNRDGFRNLYKYNFADNTVDQLTDYFTGISGITEFSPAISVSTTDDIVYSYYRYQRYTLYNAKLSSFKAKRIGNQEENFDAAILPPMENIGVNIINSNLNNFDRFEKTIADSMRTVPYKPKFRLDYLANSGVGVSTSRFGTGVSGGIVGMFSDILGTNQIIANLSVNGEIYDFGGLVGYINQKSRINWGAAISHIPYVSGFRSYGYENIPIGKNQAGVEQTINAFADRTDIIRTFEDQLQVFGAYPFSKIHRFELGGAFSHYSYRIDRYSNYYDANGYYIRSDKNRISNDEASKTYEVPFNAFTLYQLNAGFIGDNSIFGLTGPLDGYRYRVSGEKYFGTYNFAGVTADLRKYWRAKPVTFAVRSYNTLRIGKDADRLYPMYLGYPYLIRGYESNSIYKSTSAQSSESFDINQLTGSKIAVFNFEVRLPFTGPKKLAAIPSKFLFSDLNLFFDAGLAWTNDTRVKFKSEPTYTSEPLLDDNGVPVKDDKGNPVTYQATTERVPAMSVGISLRVNVFGYFVLEPYYAIPFQRKDVKTGVFGLTFAPGW; encoded by the coding sequence ATGAAAATAGGCTCTACCTTATTAAAGCGATATTCTGCTGTATTGCTGCTGCTTATTCTTTCTTTTTCTGTTAAGGCCCAATATTTCGGGCAAAACAAGGTAAGGTATAAAAAACTCGATTTTAAAGTTTTGCAAACACCCCATTTCGAGATTTACTATTACATTAAAAACGAGAAACTTTTAAAACGTTTTTCGCAAGATGCCGAAACCTGGTATAAAATGCATCAGGAAGTTTTCAGAGATACTTTTTTAAAGAAAAACCCCATTATCCTATACAATAACCATCCTGATTTCCAGCAAACAACTGCACTTAACGGAGAAATTGGAATTGGTACCGGCGGGGTTACTGAAGCGTTGAAAAACAGAGTGATAATGCCGGTTATGGAATTAAATAGCCAAACAAGACACGTTTTAGGTCACGAGCTTGTCCATGCTTTTCAATACCACCTTTTGCTCGAAAAAGATTCGATTAGTTTAGAAAATGTTGGACAAACACCACTATGGATGGTTGAAGGTATGGCTGAGTACTTATCAATCGGAAAAAAGGATGCATTTACTTCCATGTGGATGCGTGACGCAATGTTAAACCGTGATATCCCTTCTTTAAAAGATTTAACCAACTCCAACAAATATTTTCCTTACCGCTATGGCCAGGCATTCTGGACTTACATAGGTTCGCAATACGGCGATACCACTATTGTTCCATTATTTAAGAATACCGCAAAGTATGGCTATGAAAATGCCATTAGGTATACTTTCGGGTATGATGATAAAACCTTATCCGGCTTATGGAAAAATTCTATCGATGCGCATTATAAACCCATGTTAAAAGCAGATAGTTCGCAGATCAAAATTACGGGTACAAAAATCATCGACAATAAAAATGCAGGTAATATGAACGTTGCCCCTGCCCTTAGTCCGGATGGAAAATACTTAGCCTTTATGTCTGAAAAAGACCTTTTTGGGATTGATTTATTTCTCGCAGATGCCAAAACCGGAAGAATTATCAGAAAACTAAGCAGTCAGATTTCCAATGGCCATATCGATGATTTCAACTTTATAGAGTCGGCCGGAGCATGGTCGCCAGATAGTAAACAATTTGCCTTTAGTATCTTCAGTCAGGGCAAAAACCAGATGATGATTATCAATGTCTCAAACGGTACTACAGTTTCTCAAACGGCCATGGATCAGGTGCAGCAGTTCGGTAATTTAACCTGGTCGCCAAACGGAAAAGATGTAGCTTTTTCGGGTATGGTTGAAGGGCAGAGCGACATCTTCTCATACAATCTAGATACCAAAACAGTTACGCAGATTACCAATGATGTATATTCTGATTATGCTCCTAGTTATTCACCTGATGGCAAAAAACTAGTATTTTCATCAGATAGAGCAGCAATTCAGGCCAATGTAATTAACGCTGTATTACCTATAAATCTTGCTGTTTACGATATCGCTTCTAAAACGGTGAGCAATTTAGATGTTTTTCCAGGGGCGAATAACCTAAATGCGCAGTTTTCTTCAAACAGCCAGAATATCTATTTCCTCTCGAACAGAGATGGATTTAGAAATTTATACAAATACAATTTCGCCGATAATACCGTTGATCAGTTAACCGATTATTTTACAGGAATTAGTGGGATTACCGAATTTTCGCCTGCAATTTCAGTCTCTACTACTGATGATATTGTATACAGCTATTATCGCTACCAGCGTTACACTTTGTATAATGCAAAGTTGAGCAGCTTTAAAGCAAAACGAATTGGTAATCAGGAAGAAAATTTTGATGCTGCGATCCTTCCTCCAATGGAAAACATCGGTGTAAACATCATCAATTCCAATTTAAATAATTTTGACCGTTTCGAAAAAACCATCGCCGATTCGATGCGAACGGTACCTTACAAACCAAAATTCAGGTTAGATTATTTAGCCAATAGCGGTGTTGGTGTTTCTACCAGCCGTTTCGGAACTGGTGTTTCAGGCGGTATTGTGGGGATGTTCAGCGATATTTTAGGCACCAACCAGATTATAGCGAATCTATCGGTAAACGGAGAAATTTATGATTTTGGTGGTTTAGTAGGCTACATCAATCAAAAAAGCAGAATTAACTGGGGTGCTGCCATTTCGCATATCCCCTATGTATCAGGATTTAGGTCTTACGGCTACGAGAATATCCCTATAGGTAAAAATCAGGCCGGGGTTGAACAAACCATTAATGCCTTTGCAGACAGGACAGATATTATTAGGACATTCGAAGATCAGCTTCAGGTGTTTGGTGCCTATCCTTTTAGCAAAATACACCGGTTTGAACTCGGAGGAGCATTTTCGCATTATAGCTATCGGATTGACCGGTACAGTAATTATTATGATGCGAACGGATATTACATCCGATCTGATAAAAACAGAATTTCTAATGACGAGGCATCAAAAACGTATGAGGTTCCTTTTAATGCCTTTACCCTGTATCAATTAAATGCGGGTTTTATTGGTGATAATTCTATTTTCGGTCTAACAGGACCACTTGATGGCTATAGGTATCGGGTAAGTGGAGAAAAATATTTTGGCACCTATAATTTCGCTGGCGTAACGGCCGATCTTCGTAAATACTGGAGAGCCAAACCAGTAACCTTTGCCGTAAGAAGTTATAATACTTTAAGAATCGGCAAAGATGCAGATAGGCTTTACCCGATGTATCTGGGTTATCCTTATTTGATTAGAGGTTATGAATCAAACTCCATTTACAAAAGTACTTCAGCCCAATCGTCAGAATCTTTTGATATTAACCAGTTAACAGGAAGTAAAATAGCTGTTTTTAACTTCGAAGTCCGTCTACCTTTTACCGGACCTAAAAAACTAGCGGCTATACCTTCTAAGTTTTTATTTTCTGATTTAAACTTATTCTTTGATGCAGGTTTGGCCTGGACAAATGATACCAGGGTTAAATTTAAAAGTGAACCAACGTATACATCAGAACCGTTATTGGATGATAATGGTGTACCGGTTAAAGATGATAAAGGAAATCCGGTTACATATCAAGCCACTACAGAACGTGTACCAGCCATGAGTGTTGGTATATCGTTACGGGTAAACGTTTTTGGTTATTTTGTATTAGAACCTTACTACGCAATTCCTTTCCAAAGGAAGGATGTTAAAACCGGCGTATTCGGTTTAACGTTTGCACCAGGATGGTAA
- a CDS encoding 8-amino-7-oxononanoate synthase, translated as MSKIDQFLSGKLQERKDNLSIRNLSTNIPPFDFCSNDYLGFARSGELKNLIDSTLAKLPNYLNGAGGSRLLSGNTKFTEETEQFIADFHLAESGLIFNSGYDANVGLLSSIPQRGDTIITDELIHASIIDGCRLSHATRYKFLHNDINDLETKLKLAKGNIFVVVESVYSMDGDIAPLIAISNLCERYQANLIVDEAHATGVFGASGRGLINQLDLNSKVFARIVTFGKALGVHGAIILGSKNLRHYLINFARSFIYTTAAPIHNIVAVSSAYKYLNEIDHELIHQKIALFRKTLKEQQISALDSESTIQGILFSSNEATKLAATTLQSKGFDVRAILSPTVALGKERLRICLHTFNTDEEIISLVNHLKELN; from the coding sequence ATGAGCAAAATTGATCAGTTTCTTAGCGGCAAACTTCAGGAACGAAAAGATAACCTTTCGATCAGGAATTTATCGACAAACATCCCTCCTTTTGATTTTTGTTCTAATGATTATTTAGGTTTTGCCAGATCGGGTGAATTAAAAAATTTGATTGATAGTACCCTGGCAAAACTACCCAATTACCTGAATGGTGCAGGCGGTTCGCGCTTGTTAAGTGGAAATACCAAATTTACTGAAGAAACCGAACAGTTTATTGCTGATTTTCACCTGGCTGAAAGCGGATTAATCTTTAATTCTGGTTATGATGCCAATGTGGGATTATTATCAAGCATTCCACAGCGTGGCGATACGATAATCACTGATGAGTTGATTCATGCGAGCATTATAGATGGCTGTAGATTAAGCCATGCTACACGTTATAAATTCCTCCACAACGATATAAACGACCTTGAAACCAAATTAAAACTGGCAAAAGGAAACATATTTGTAGTGGTAGAGAGTGTTTATTCGATGGACGGAGATATTGCCCCATTAATTGCGATATCGAATCTTTGCGAACGCTACCAGGCCAACCTGATTGTAGATGAAGCGCATGCTACAGGCGTTTTTGGCGCAAGCGGCCGCGGATTAATCAATCAGCTTGACCTAAACAGCAAGGTATTTGCACGTATTGTGACCTTTGGAAAAGCCTTAGGTGTACACGGTGCCATTATTTTAGGAAGTAAAAACTTGCGCCATTACCTGATTAATTTTGCAAGATCGTTCATTTACACTACAGCGGCTCCCATTCATAATATCGTTGCAGTTAGCTCAGCCTATAAATACTTAAATGAAATTGATCATGAGCTGATCCACCAAAAAATTGCGTTGTTTAGAAAAACATTAAAAGAGCAGCAGATCAGTGCACTTGATAGCGAAAGTACTATTCAGGGCATTTTATTTTCATCCAATGAGGCAACCAAATTGGCTGCTACAACACTACAAAGCAAAGGTTTCGATGTACGGGCAATATTAAGCCCAACGGTAGCTTTAGGCAAAGAAAGGCTTAGAATCTGCTTGCATACCTTTAACACCGATGAGGAAATTATTTCCCTGGTTAATCATCTTAAAGAATTGAATTAA
- a CDS encoding SAM-dependent methyltransferase: MQENKYDNSEFFKQYSLMSRSVKGLDGAGEWHVLQSLFPDFDNKKVLDLGCGFGWHAKYAVNQGAKSVVAVDLSENMLKKAREINSSPKIDYHLCAIEDFDFKPNRYDVVISSLSFHYLASFDEICFQINKSLVQGGRFVFSIEHPIFTAQGRQDWTYDESGNVLHWPLDHYFSEGKREANFLGTDVVKYHRTLTSYISSLIKNGFELNALVEPMPSELSLSEIPEMKDEMRRPMFLIISAVKK, translated from the coding sequence ATGCAGGAGAATAAATACGACAATAGCGAATTTTTTAAACAATACAGTTTAATGAGCCGTTCGGTTAAGGGATTGGACGGTGCAGGAGAGTGGCATGTTCTTCAAAGCCTTTTTCCAGATTTCGATAATAAAAAAGTGCTCGATTTGGGCTGTGGTTTTGGCTGGCACGCCAAATATGCGGTTAATCAAGGAGCGAAATCTGTCGTAGCCGTCGATTTATCCGAAAATATGCTAAAAAAGGCGCGTGAAATCAATTCCTCTCCTAAAATCGATTACCATTTATGCGCCATTGAAGATTTTGATTTTAAACCAAATCGCTACGATGTTGTAATCAGCTCATTATCGTTTCATTATTTGGCTTCTTTTGATGAAATCTGTTTTCAAATCAATAAAAGCCTTGTACAAGGTGGTCGTTTTGTTTTCTCTATTGAGCACCCCATATTTACGGCGCAGGGCAGGCAAGACTGGACTTATGATGAAAGTGGAAATGTTTTGCATTGGCCATTGGATCATTATTTTTCCGAAGGTAAGCGCGAAGCTAATTTTTTGGGTACTGATGTAGTAAAATACCACAGAACTTTAACTTCTTACATCAGTAGCTTAATTAAAAATGGTTTTGAGCTTAACGCATTGGTAGAACCCATGCCAAGTGAGCTGAGCCTATCGGAAATCCCTGAAATGAAAGATGAAATGCGCAGGCCAATGTTTTTAATTATCTCTGCGGTTAAAAAATGA